The genomic stretch TAATGCATCTAAAGATAGGTAAAATTGCTGAATTCTCACTGCTGTTGTGTATCTTTTATTTGAACCAAGTGCTCATGGAATGTCTGTCTTGCAGGGTACCCAATATCAAATTCAATGTAGCTAAAGTGTTGCAATCTCTCATTCCAATTGTTGATGAGTCGGTAAGTAGCCCATTTAAGTTTGTTTTTATGTTACTTCCATGGATTGTAATTCCATTTATGGTGAATTGGTTTCTCTTAAAAGTTTAAATTAGTAGTTACTGAATTAGCATAGGTTAACATATTCCTTGGTAACTGTCACTTGGAAAACGTTATCCGATTACTTCTCACCATACTTCTATTTTATCTTAGTGTTTTAATAGAATGCAAAATTCTTTATTATAATTACATACCATTTGAACAATGAAGGTTGCTGAGAGCACCATCCGTCCCTGTTTGGTTGAGCTCAGTGAGGATCCAGATGTTGATGTGAGGTTTTTTGCCTCTCAAGCATTGCAATCTAATGATCAAGTCCAGATGTCCAGCTAGATCAATCAGcattttatatttagattttgtttttttccccttctataattttttacaatttctTACTAGATTGGCATGGCCAGCTTCTTGATTCCTTTGTATCACATCTCTGTTGTTGAGATcgtatttttaatttgttgtatCTGATATCTATACTACCAGGTTCTTTGTAGTAATGGAACATTGTCCGGAAGTAAGATGGGTTGAATTTTGACGTACAATCACTAATTTTATCATGCCACACTAGGTGATCATTTTGTATGAACTTTCATGATTTCCAATACTATGAATATATTTAAATTCTGCATAAAAGATGTACATTGATGAATTCTAGCGGTTGTTTGAGTTGAGTGATATTCATACAAAAATCTGAAAAGATCGCGATTAAGGAATGACATTTCTAATCATGATAGATATGCATGTTGCTTCTCATTATTGTGTTTGGATGGAACATAAAGTTATTGACAAGCAATGATGGGAAAAGAATGAAACGGTTATTAGTTATTACATGTTACTAATCGTAGATAATTTTCTGTATTCGCAGAAGCCAAGATAAAACGTTGAATTACATACTTGGCTAAATACGCGTGTAAAGAATCACCAAACTGGCAAATAAACAGCGAAACATAAATAACGAAACGCAGCCATTAGCTGAGTAAATCGCCGTAGTGGTTTCTGTCTCCGAGTCTAATTTGATATCGAGATCTcaattttactattaatagtCTTCTAGATAGGGTTTTGGACCATTTACAATTAGTAGTCTTCTAAATAGAGTTTCGGACAGTATAATGGTCCCTAAAATCCTTTTAGGTGCTGAGTCAACTATTAGACTGCTAATGTGATTGTCTTTTGTCTAGATTGTCCCAACGACTAAGGCTtgtttagtaaaattttttgaagaggtgtttgtgttttttaaaAGCTCAAACTCTTCATTTTGTGTTTGGTAAATCAAAAAGACATGTGCTTGTGTTTATGCTTGTAGCTTTAAAAAAATCAGggtactttaaaaaaaaaacctaagATAGAACTTTTAAAGTTGGCttgtactttttaaaatttaaaaatctaatatCACCTTATATGTTAactaattttcaattttaatgcttgtatttatgtctattatagtatttttaaattttaaaaactattttaccAAACATAATTGTTGTTGCTTGTATTTATTAAAAgctattttaatttgatttaccaaatataaatgctacaatttttaaaaaatcatcttttaaaaattaatttttataagctACTTTTGAAAAGTAAAAGTTTTACGAAACTAAGCCTAAGTGACATGGACATATTTTAATTAGACCCTATTTGGTTCCTCCTCAAATATATAACCCTAAATCAATCTCAAATATTCGGGAgtatattctttttcttcttcttcatcatcatcttcatttTCATCTTGTTATGGACAAAAACAATTACAGTGTAAAGCATACCATGAACAAACATCATGCGTTTTATagagtaaagtattattttggtTCTCAACGTTTGGGTTGAATCCTAATTTAGTTCTTAACGTTTGAAATAAGAAATCCTATTTCAGTcctaaaattttcaaatatcatatttcaattccaaaaaaattttaagtggGTTCAATGCTATCAGactattaaatttaatataaacaaTTCACATATTAAAGAGCGAATAGCAtttgattttagtatataaataaaatcaattcATCAATGATCACTTATATAAAagtttttcctttgattttgaAGCAGTGATGATTGTTTTTAGGATTTGGagttttgtataaaaaaaattaaggagAAGAAGTGTTATAAGAAggtttagttatatttttttaacacaCGGAAGAATATATGACTTCACTAGTAACGTTATTAACATCCACGTCACTCATTCCGTTAACTATTAGTGTGAAATTTAATGATAGAACCACCTTGAAcctgtttaaaattttttgggaCAAAAATAAGACTTTTGAAATGTTAGAGAccaaattagaatttaaaacaaATATTGAGGACCAAAATAGTATTTTACCCTTCGAATATTTCATATAGTTCATTAATTccataaattaaagaacaacAAACACTATTCATGCTTTACATAACATCACTATAAAGAACACTACCACTAGAAATAGAACCAAAATAACCAAATGGATAATCAATTTTTGACTCCTAACATCATCTTCCAACTTCTCAAGTTTCCAAGCAAAGTTCATCTTTAATTCATAAGCCTTAGTAAGGTTTTGGTTTTCCAGCTTTATCATGTTCAATATCAGTCCGCACAAATAATTCACACCACTCTTTTTCACTTgtctgaaataaaaaaaattgctgAAAAAAAGGGAGACCTAACAAATCAACAAGGAGAACTAACTTCTTCACTCATATTATAATTGAgacatcaaaataaaaatttgtttggatttgaatctgtTCCAAACCACCTCAAAATCGGATGACAGCCACAACCACATCCTTCCGACACCCACATTGACCTCCCACAGTTCTGTGTCCTCGCCCAGTACCCATTAGAAGGTGACTGAGATAACTACCCACAACAGTGCTACCACCTCCTATCATGGTTTCTCAACATTAGCTTATTGCAAATGATTTGAGTGCTTCAAAATATTTGGGATTAATTTAGGGTTATACATTGGGGAGTGACCAAATTAAGTCCAGTTAGAATGTATTCATGTCAACTAGTTATTGGGACAATCCAGTGTGGCAAAAGATACCACATCAGTGACTCAGCACTGGAAAGGACCTATTTGGGGACCACTATGGTAAATGAGAGCGCGCTTTGGTTTGCTTCAATGGGTTACTACTCTGCTTTGTCCAATAAACACAATGTAATGATGTTAAAAACCAATTTGAGTTGATCAAGTGGTCAATTCACTCGTTTGCTTAAGCAAATTTCGGAGGTTCGAATCCCGTGTATGCAACAACCCATTAGTCGATGGCAGACCCTTAAATAGAACTAAAATTTGCAGCGAATTAGTCCTTGACCTGCCGGATTAAGAGATACTGTGGGAGGAAAAAAATAATGTTGAAAGTTGAAACTCACGAGTGCATAACTATGACTGTTAGATCAGAAATTCTGAACGCATTACCTTGAAGCATTTTATTTGGCACAAAGGAGCTAActagattatattatttgagAAATCTTGGTAACCAACTAGGAAATTAATATTTCTACATTCATATTTAATCATAAAGAAGCGACTACAGCCTTGTTCCTTGTGGAACATCAATGCTAAAAATGGGTAACAATGACGGGAAAAATGGTCAGAAACTATGTAGTTCTAACTTCTAACAGAAAACATCTGAGTTTAATAATACAGTTAACAATGAGCCTCTGTTCTCCATGATGCTCTAAGAATTCATGTGGTGAACCAGACCATTTTCTGCTTCAATAAGATTGGATCTCGATAATTTTATGCTGCCAATAATAGATTCAGCAGCACTACTTAAGCCCTTCCTCCCAACCAAACTCACCCCAAAATTGTGGCTTAACATTCTCATCCTGTTTTCGTCTCCATCCACCTGACTCAACTCAACGGCTTGCTTCTTCGAAACCATGGCGTAAAGATAAAGATTGCCAGAGTCCAAGACCGCTTCTCCAATTTTAACGCGTAGTAATGCAATAGAATCAAGATCATTCGGCTCTGGAttaaacaaagcagagaagctCCCAAATTTGAGGTCAGGGTTCATAAACAATTTGTTCAATTCATCACTCTCTCTGGTGTTTCTTGTTCTGTCAACTGGCACCAAAGATCTTCTATTTGCGACCCTCAGAATGTTTGCAGCCTCTCTCATTCCACTAAGAAATGCTCCGTGCATTGTCGCAGGATATTGTTTACTGGTCGCCTCACCGGCAAAGAACAGTCTCCCATCTCCAACACTCTCTGCAAGAATATCATAATCGTCTCCTGATGAACCAACAGCAACATAAGAATAAGATCCATAAGCAAAGTGATCCTTCCCCCACCGTGTACAGACTGCCTGAACAGGTTCCGGAACAACAATTCCCTTTGGGTTATATATATCCTTCAGAATGTCCAAAACCCTTCTCACAGACTCCACCGGTGACATCATCTCAAACCTAATTGCAGCATCCCCGGCAACAAGGGCAACGAGTAGTGGGCCTCCGGACACAGAAGAGTAGCTATAGAACAGAAAAAACTCACCCCTCATACTCAAGTCCTCAGTCAAATGACCAAACGTATCAATGTTCCCACCCCagaaattatatggaaatagaataGCAACCTTGTTCAGCAACCCAAACCCTAACCTATGAATTGCATCTTTCTTTCTCTGAGGAAGCTCAGGGACAAACTCAATAGACCCCTTCTTAAGCACACCTAATGGCACGGTGCAAACCACCATGTCCCCCCGGAATTCCTGCCCGCTGGCATAAACAATCACCCCATCAGATCCATACTTAACACACTCCACAGTCCGCCCATAGAAAATTGGTAAATCCTCCGCAAGCGCCCTAACGAAAATCTCGTTCCCTCCGGGGATAAAACAGTGATCACCACCCATCTCATAAGGATCATCCTGATCCCAATATGCCATGGACAAATTCGACATCAGAGTAGCATTAGCATACTCCAAATTAGCAAGGTGCCAATTCAACAGCATCCTCTCCTCCTGTTCCTCACAAACCTTATAAACCCGCCGGAATGCCTCCAGCGCGGTCCCTAACGGCACATCAACCGACTTAACCTCCTCAATCATATCCTGCCTAAGCTTACAAACCCTCTCCAAAAGCTTATTAAATGAAACTTCAACCCTAGAATCAATATCAGAATCAACAGCCCTTCCATCAGGCATATACAAAGGGCAAAGATCCCTAACCTTATGAAGAGGCAAGCCCAATTGCCTCGCCAAAACCCCAAGAGGGTTGCCATTGATTCCGGTAAGCACACTCCCACCGAAATCCGCTGCAGCCTCAACTCCATCACCCATCATCTTCTTTGTCTTCACGCGCCCACCAGGGCGCATCCTTCCCTCCAAAATCGCAACTTTAAACCCTAGAAACACCAATTGCCGCGCCGCAACCAAACCTGCGAACCCAGCACCAATCACAATCACCGTTCCTCTTTCGAAATCATCGAAAGGTTTCAACTTCACTTCTTTAATCGGTGGCGCGATGCCGAAATTGATGTACCCGTGCTCGAGGAGGAACCGGTACGCGGAATCGACCAACCCTTTGTGCTCGGAACGGATAGATTGGAGGGCTCGATCGCGCGTGAGCCACACGTCGACGTTGGAGCGCCACCGTGCGAGGATGTGGTTTCGGACGACGATGTAGTTGGTCTGCTCGGAGCCGCCGACGGTGGAGACGACGTTGGCCTCGATCTCCTCCTCCGTCAGGGAGTCGACGGGGAAACCGACGGAGATGGCGATGAGGGCCTCGACATCGCAGTCTTTGGCAACATCGTTACGGCGGTTCCTGGCGGCGATGGAGGCGGCGCCGTTGATCTCAGTGAAAAATTTCTTGCGACGGCGGCGCTTGCGGGGAGGACCGGGAGCCGCGGGGTTGGGGTCGGGTGGGGCGTGTTGGTGAGATGAAGAAGAATCTTCTGGGGATTCCAAAACGGCGGTTTCTGGTGTCGTTTCCTTTGGGAGGGAGGATGATTGGTCTTCCGAGGAGTTGTTGAGCTGTGGGGACAGTGCCACGTCGTTTTCCGGCGATATGGGGTCGGAGATGGGTGGTGGGGGCGGCGGTGATAGCTGTGGTGGAGGGTCCGCCGTCGTTTCCATTTTGGTTCCTCCCTCCCTGATGGACTTTGAATTtgttttattcaattttttcaaatattCAGAGATTAATAGTAATTAGTATTGATATCCATATCCGCTAATAGAGACAGCTCTATTGTTGAAATGTTTTCGTTTTAAATGTTCGCAGTTTGTACTTTGCCTATAAAGGAAGTGGCGAAGTGCACTATTTGTGTGAACTTAtgtataaaaggaaaaaaaaaagtcactTTTTTTATACTGTTATTTatggaatttaaatatttaataatcctttgagtttaattttaatatatttacaatataaaatattttatacaattatttaattatatcaattttattaaataattattcatacagtcaatatataaaatatttatttctattaatataatactacataattaaatttagatgtacttataaaattattttacacaaaattaaattctatttctttttatataaaaatgtttttacaagtgttttgattatgtattattaatttattacatCAAAAGACAAGTATTGCTTGGTACAGAATAGTTTAACTCTTCTactttatcaaaattaattttaaattaaagggggtattatatttttttgctAACATGTGGTTAATATTTGAGAATAATTTGGATACACCTAAATTGATTGTACTAAGGATATATACTTGATGAGATGATAGCAAATACACTTTCACTTgttaaaaaattacttaaaataCCCAAAAAATCCTTAAATTTTTGTTCTCAAGTTAATCCAAATTACAGTGTGTTTAAAGATACTGCTAGaggcttgctttttttttttttaaagttaatcATATCATTAACCATATATGAAATTCTCACCTCACTATGATAATTGATAACCTAGGACCTTTCGTTAACCTGAAAGTTAAATTTTAGTCCTTgtatttcttcattttctttcatTTCAGTTCCATTCGTTTCCCTTCCAATTTATTCATTTTGACAATTTAATGATTGCATGCATCATAGGCTTAAATGGAGTACAAGATACCAAGTCATTCAGATAACCACTAATTTTAACCAAGTCTTGCCATAGTATAATAAGTTAATAACATGTCAGACTAGGTATTCATAATTCATgcacaaaataatatttaaacctctatataaacaaatattgtaaccattttttttcttctgtacATAAACTGCCATGTAAGAGATCAAAAAAAAGAAATCCGCAAGAACTATAGCATGCTATCAGTCAAGAGATTCTGATTCTTTCTGATTCTTCTTGGCATGCCACATTCTGCTCTCTCCCaaccaatttttttattcacatTGTCATACACAACCATATATCCTCTTAATGAAATGTCTGCAAGATTTAGATTTAACCATAATCAATGATTAAGTGTGTAAATTCCGATGAAATGCAAGACAGTGAGTTATGAAGGACAACCAAAGGACACAAATATGGGAATTTCTTTGGTGAATAGTAAGGTCTGTAACTACATTTTTTATTGGaggatgtttttattatttaatattttttctataataaaAAAGCAATCTTCACTTTTCATTAAAAAACACTTTTCGCTATAGTATTATCCAAAATTACTCACTCCACAATATCTTTCGCATAGGAAATTTGTTACTTTAAAAAATCAATGTATTGAAGATAAAAAATGGCATGTGTATATAAAAAATCAGCCACCAACTCAACcattatgtatttgtgtatattttacacgattttctttttaaaatattggcTGCCAATTGGTGTAACGCGTGATTATGATGCAGTTGTGAGTTGTGTGTTTTACTGTGATATTGGAGGTTAGCAATAATCGATGCTTGCTATTTGTACGCAACAGCAAGAAgacaaaaaaaaggagaaaagaagaaaatggaggggGCGACTAGAAGTATGGTGGGGGCAATTTGATGCATGGTGGGGCAATTTGTGAGGgagattaaaaaattttagccTTAGTGGCTATAAGTCTCAAATTTTGTTATCTCCCTCACAAATCACCCCACCATACTTCTAGTCGCcccctctattttcttc from Arachis stenosperma cultivar V10309 chromosome 9, arast.V10309.gnm1.PFL2, whole genome shotgun sequence encodes the following:
- the LOC130951645 gene encoding lysine-specific histone demethylase 1 homolog 1 codes for the protein METTADPPPQLSPPPPPPISDPISPENDVALSPQLNNSSEDQSSSLPKETTPETAVLESPEDSSSSHQHAPPDPNPAAPGPPRKRRRRKKFFTEINGAASIAARNRRNDVAKDCDVEALIAISVGFPVDSLTEEEIEANVVSTVGGSEQTNYIVVRNHILARWRSNVDVWLTRDRALQSIRSEHKGLVDSAYRFLLEHGYINFGIAPPIKEVKLKPFDDFERGTVIVIGAGFAGLVAARQLVFLGFKVAILEGRMRPGGRVKTKKMMGDGVEAAADFGGSVLTGINGNPLGVLARQLGLPLHKVRDLCPLYMPDGRAVDSDIDSRVEVSFNKLLERVCKLRQDMIEEVKSVDVPLGTALEAFRRVYKVCEEQEERMLLNWHLANLEYANATLMSNLSMAYWDQDDPYEMGGDHCFIPGGNEIFVRALAEDLPIFYGRTVECVKYGSDGVIVYASGQEFRGDMVVCTVPLGVLKKGSIEFVPELPQRKKDAIHRLGFGLLNKVAILFPYNFWGGNIDTFGHLTEDLSMRGEFFLFYSYSSVSGGPLLVALVAGDAAIRFEMMSPVESVRRVLDILKDIYNPKGIVVPEPVQAVCTRWGKDHFAYGSYSYVAVGSSGDDYDILAESVGDGRLFFAGEATSKQYPATMHGAFLSGMREAANILRVANRRSLVPVDRTRNTRESDELNKLFMNPDLKFGSFSALFNPEPNDLDSIALLRVKIGEAVLDSGNLYLYAMVSKKQAVELSQVDGDENRMRMLSHNFGVSLVGRKGLSSAAESIIGSIKLSRSNLIEAENGLVHHMNS